One window of the Nocardia huaxiensis genome contains the following:
- a CDS encoding (2,3-dihydroxybenzoyl)adenylate synthase, which yields MPSTVLTGFTPWPEAAAQRYRELGCWTGKTFGDLLTARAAATPQAIAVVDDTHRWTYAELDRRSRSLATGLARLGIARRDRVLVQLPNRAEFVEVIFALFRLGALPVFCLPAHRQAELVPIATASAATAVITCGMHQRFDYAALADAVRAQVDSLRHILVVTDDAAAALPEGARDLAEFRDEPGELPMLDASEVAFLQLSGGSTGIPKLIPRTHDDYLFSVRRSAELCELDADTVYLATLPVAHNFPMSSPGILGALWAGGTVAMTPDPTPATAFAAIEKFGVTITGLVPPLARLWVERAEKGDTPDLSSLRVVQVGGARCQEELARRVGPALGVTLQQVFGMAEGLVCYTRLDDPIEVVIATQGRPMSEFDEFKAVDDEGNEVPPGADGNLITQGPYTIRGYFDNAEANARSFTADGWYRTGDIVRIRPDGNLVVQGRAGDWVNRGGEKVSAEELEAHLLEHPGIRDVIIIGSPDPVLGQRISAFVQPADPAHKPTLTTVRAFVRERGVAAWKMPDSVVVVDEFPETGVGKTSRKELRRLLAEGAHLK from the coding sequence ATGCCATCGACCGTGCTCACGGGCTTCACACCGTGGCCGGAGGCCGCGGCGCAGCGCTATCGCGAACTCGGCTGCTGGACCGGAAAGACCTTCGGCGACCTGCTGACCGCGCGGGCCGCCGCCACTCCGCAGGCCATTGCCGTCGTCGACGACACGCATCGCTGGACCTATGCCGAACTCGATCGGCGCTCGCGCTCGCTCGCCACCGGGCTGGCGCGACTCGGAATCGCCCGGCGAGACCGGGTTCTCGTGCAGCTGCCCAATCGCGCCGAATTCGTGGAGGTGATCTTCGCGCTGTTCCGGCTGGGTGCGCTGCCGGTGTTCTGCCTGCCCGCGCATCGGCAGGCGGAGCTGGTGCCGATCGCCACCGCCAGCGCGGCCACCGCCGTGATCACCTGCGGGATGCACCAGCGGTTCGACTACGCGGCGCTGGCGGATGCGGTTCGTGCGCAGGTGGATTCGCTGCGGCACATCCTGGTGGTCACCGACGACGCCGCAGCCGCCCTGCCGGAGGGCGCACGGGATCTCGCCGAGTTCCGGGACGAGCCCGGTGAACTGCCCATGCTCGATGCGAGCGAGGTGGCCTTCCTGCAACTGTCCGGTGGCAGCACCGGAATTCCGAAGCTCATCCCCCGCACCCACGACGACTATCTGTTCAGCGTGCGGCGCAGCGCGGAGCTCTGCGAGCTCGACGCCGACACCGTGTACCTGGCGACTCTGCCTGTCGCACACAACTTTCCGATGAGTTCGCCGGGCATTCTCGGTGCGCTGTGGGCGGGCGGCACCGTGGCCATGACCCCGGATCCGACCCCGGCCACCGCGTTCGCCGCCATCGAGAAGTTCGGGGTGACCATCACCGGTCTGGTGCCGCCGCTGGCGCGACTGTGGGTGGAACGCGCCGAAAAGGGCGATACGCCGGACCTTTCCAGCCTGCGCGTGGTGCAGGTCGGCGGCGCGCGCTGCCAGGAGGAGCTGGCGCGGCGCGTCGGCCCGGCGCTCGGCGTGACGCTCCAGCAGGTGTTCGGCATGGCCGAGGGCCTGGTTTGCTATACGCGCCTGGATGATCCGATCGAGGTGGTGATCGCGACCCAGGGCCGCCCCATGTCGGAATTCGACGAGTTCAAGGCCGTCGACGACGAGGGAAACGAGGTGCCGCCGGGCGCCGACGGCAATCTGATCACGCAGGGCCCGTACACGATTCGCGGCTACTTCGACAATGCGGAGGCCAATGCCCGCAGCTTCACCGCCGACGGCTGGTACCGCACCGGCGATATCGTGCGCATCCGCCCGGACGGCAATCTGGTGGTGCAGGGCCGCGCCGGCGACTGGGTGAACCGCGGCGGCGAGAAGGTCTCCGCCGAGGAGCTCGAAGCCCACCTGCTGGAGCATCCCGGCATCCGCGACGTCATCATCATCGGCTCCCCGGATCCGGTGCTCGGACAGCGCATCTCCGCCTTCGTCCAGCCCGCCGATCCGGCGCACAAGCCCACGCTGACCACCGTGCGCGCCTTCGTGCGCGAGCGCGGTGTGGCGGCCTGGAAGATGCCGGACTCGGTGGTCGTCGTGGACGAGTTCCCGGAGACCGGCGTGGGCAAGACCAGCCGCAAGGAACTGCGGCGGTTGCTCGCCGAAGGCGCACACCTGAAGTGA
- the argS gene encoding arginine--tRNA ligase, with amino-acid sequence MKTPSQLLRDRLTPAFGTVAGVPVDPIVQRSQHADYQANGTLALARRLGADPRELADRILAEADLSGVVSAAEVSGPGFINLTLADEVIGALAGAALADDRIGVPRAARPDTVVVDYSAPNVAKEMHVGHLRSTVIGDAAVRVLEWAGHRVIKRNHLGDWGTPFGMLIEHLLDIGEGEAAHELSVGDLNGFYTAARRKFDADDGFKERARQRVVLLQGGDEATLRLWHLLVGESKRYFVSVYELLGVRLTDADFVGESAYNDELQPVVEELDKLGLIQISDGAKCVFPEGFTGRDGTPLPLIVQKSDGGFGYAATDLAAIRNRLRDLDATRLLYVVGVPQRQHFEMVFATARAAGWLTSQARAEHVGFGSVLGADGKVLRSRAGGTFKLVDLLGEAVDRANTVVSEKNPDLAAAIRTEIAEQVGMGAVKYADLSTDRVRDYVFDFDRMLALDGNTAPYLQYAHARIKSVFRRGDVAPVRDGSPVLITETAERALALELLSFPDVLADVVETLEFHRLAHYLFGVATTFTGFYEKCPILKAETPALRESRLALTDLTARVLETGLDLLGIAAPARM; translated from the coding sequence ATGAAGACTCCCAGCCAACTCTTGCGGGATCGTCTGACGCCGGCCTTCGGCACTGTGGCAGGCGTACCCGTCGATCCGATCGTGCAGCGTTCGCAGCATGCGGACTACCAGGCCAATGGCACGCTGGCGCTGGCGCGACGACTGGGAGCCGATCCGCGAGAGCTGGCGGATCGCATTCTCGCCGAGGCGGATCTGTCCGGTGTGGTCAGCGCCGCCGAGGTATCGGGCCCGGGATTCATCAACCTCACGCTCGCCGATGAGGTGATCGGCGCGCTGGCCGGTGCCGCGCTGGCCGACGACCGGATCGGCGTACCGCGCGCCGCACGGCCCGACACCGTGGTCGTCGACTACTCCGCGCCGAATGTGGCCAAGGAAATGCATGTGGGGCATCTGCGGTCGACCGTGATCGGGGATGCGGCCGTGCGCGTGCTGGAATGGGCCGGGCACCGGGTGATCAAGCGGAATCACCTGGGCGACTGGGGAACGCCCTTCGGCATGCTCATCGAGCACCTGCTCGATATCGGGGAGGGTGAAGCGGCCCACGAACTCTCGGTCGGCGATCTGAACGGCTTCTACACCGCCGCGCGCCGGAAGTTCGATGCCGACGACGGCTTCAAGGAGCGGGCACGGCAGCGGGTCGTGCTGTTGCAGGGCGGGGACGAGGCGACGCTGCGGCTGTGGCACCTGCTCGTCGGAGAATCCAAGCGGTACTTCGTCTCGGTGTACGAACTGCTCGGGGTGCGGTTGACCGACGCCGATTTCGTCGGCGAATCCGCCTACAACGACGAATTGCAGCCGGTGGTCGAGGAACTCGACAAGCTCGGGCTCATCCAGATCAGCGATGGCGCGAAATGTGTTTTCCCGGAGGGGTTCACCGGGCGCGACGGCACCCCGCTGCCCTTGATCGTGCAGAAGTCCGATGGTGGTTTCGGTTATGCGGCAACCGATCTCGCCGCCATCCGCAACCGGCTCCGCGATCTGGACGCCACCCGGCTGCTGTACGTGGTGGGCGTACCGCAGCGGCAGCACTTCGAGATGGTGTTCGCCACCGCCCGCGCCGCCGGGTGGCTCACCTCGCAGGCCCGGGCGGAGCACGTCGGATTCGGCTCCGTGCTGGGCGCGGACGGCAAGGTGCTGCGCAGCCGCGCCGGGGGCACGTTCAAACTCGTCGACCTGCTCGGCGAGGCCGTCGACCGCGCCAATACCGTTGTCTCGGAGAAAAATCCGGATCTGGCGGCGGCGATCCGCACGGAGATCGCCGAACAGGTCGGCATGGGTGCGGTCAAGTACGCCGACCTGTCCACCGATCGCGTGCGCGACTACGTCTTCGACTTCGACCGCATGCTGGCGCTCGACGGCAATACCGCGCCCTACCTCCAGTACGCGCACGCCCGGATCAAGAGCGTCTTCCGGCGCGGGGATGTGGCCCCGGTGCGCGACGGCTCCCCGGTGCTGATCACCGAGACCGCCGAACGCGCACTGGCCTTGGAACTGCTGAGCTTCCCGGATGTCCTGGCCGATGTGGTGGAGACCCTGGAGTTCCATCGCCTGGCGCACTATCTGTTCGGCGTCGCGACGACCTTCACCGGCTTCTACGAGAAGTGCCCGATCCTGAAGGCCGAGACCCCGGCCCTGCGCGAGAGTCGTTTGGCGCTCACCGATCTCACGGCCCGCGTCCTCGAGACGGGTCTGGATCTGCTGGGAATCGCCGCGCCGGCACGGATGTAG
- a CDS encoding siderophore-interacting protein: MDRAAYAERIDEVLSGEHGAKVGYPIGLCDVEVARTVQVGAGLLRITFTGEDLAGFHSYVPDEHVRLIFPDDEGVLRLPKKDGLSLEWGSPRPVSREYTVRRFSKEDRELDIDFAIHPGGLASDWALKVKPGSRIHIAGPPGGVVVPKTYDKYLLAGDLTALPAIARWLEWLPREAAGWAVIEVRGPEEEIEIDAPAGVEVHWVHRGDAEAGTGDAFEKTLRAIEPVAGERLYVWLAGEAGVLKPLRSWVRTDLGVGPKDSLIAGYWKRGIADYDRDE; this comes from the coding sequence ATGGATCGTGCCGCCTACGCCGAACGCATCGACGAGGTGCTCTCGGGTGAGCACGGGGCCAAGGTCGGCTATCCGATCGGACTGTGTGATGTGGAGGTGGCCCGCACCGTGCAGGTGGGGGCCGGACTGCTGCGCATCACCTTCACCGGGGAGGACCTCGCCGGATTCCACAGCTATGTGCCGGATGAGCATGTGCGCCTGATATTTCCGGATGACGAGGGCGTATTGCGCCTGCCGAAGAAGGACGGGCTGTCGCTGGAATGGGGTTCGCCGCGACCGGTCTCACGCGAGTACACCGTGCGCCGGTTCAGTAAGGAGGATCGCGAACTCGATATCGACTTCGCCATCCACCCGGGCGGCCTCGCCTCCGACTGGGCGCTGAAGGTGAAGCCCGGCAGCAGGATTCATATCGCGGGACCACCCGGGGGCGTCGTGGTCCCCAAGACCTACGACAAGTACCTGCTGGCCGGTGACCTCACCGCCCTGCCCGCCATCGCGCGCTGGCTGGAATGGCTGCCGCGCGAGGCCGCCGGATGGGCGGTCATCGAGGTGCGCGGCCCGGAAGAGGAGATCGAGATCGACGCCCCCGCCGGTGTCGAGGTGCACTGGGTGCATCGCGGTGACGCCGAAGCCGGGACCGGCGACGCCTTCGAGAAGACGTTGCGGGCCATCGAACCCGTTGCCGGAGAACGGCTCTACGTGTGGCTGGCCGGTGAGGCGGGGGTGCTCAAGCCGCTGCGTAGCTGGGTGCGCACCGACCTCGGCGTCGGCCCGAAGGACAGCCTGATCGCCGGGTATTGGAAGCGCGGCATCGCCGATTACGACCGAGACGAGTGA
- a CDS encoding phosphopantetheine-binding protein — MTDENTALADRVIADVATALGVDPAELTGDANLLDAGLDSVRIMSLVEKWRAAGYEHIDFPTLASDPVLSSWIEALS; from the coding sequence ATGACCGACGAGAACACCGCCCTGGCCGACCGCGTGATCGCCGATGTGGCAACGGCGCTGGGCGTGGATCCGGCCGAACTGACCGGCGACGCCAACCTGCTCGACGCCGGACTGGATTCGGTGCGCATCATGTCGCTGGTGGAGAAGTGGCGCGCCGCGGGCTACGAGCACATCGACTTCCCCACGCTGGCTTCCGATCCCGTGCTGAGCTCCTGGATCGAAGCGCTCTCATGA
- a CDS encoding isochorismate synthase yields MAGGSHSIPTELAAAAEPDPAFILARPYRTVVARGAGRTFRSPAEAVSAMRGGEVSHIVGALPFAPGAPVALWSPESVSVEEAAYGASAAARPAFEFAAALPDPEVHVRRVAEAVRLLRDPAHPIRKVVLARSIRALAAQRVRPVEILDRLVSTDPMGNGFLVDLSAAGGRFAGRHLVGSSPEILVRRDGAEVLSYPLAGSARRNPEDERVDREVARTLLGSSKDQHEHRYVVDQVSAVLRDRCAEVHTPAPELTSTPEMWHLGTPITATVRADGPSALELAAALHPTPAICGTPTAEAARLITELEGDRGFYAGAVGWCDADGNGEWMVSIRCAELAADGRSLLAHAGGGIVAESDPAAELAETTAKFQRILRPLGISLPVTVA; encoded by the coding sequence ATGGCGGGCGGAAGCCATTCCATCCCTACGGAACTCGCCGCAGCAGCGGAGCCGGATCCTGCCTTTATCCTCGCCCGGCCCTATCGGACCGTGGTCGCGCGCGGGGCCGGGCGTACCTTCCGCTCACCGGCGGAAGCGGTCAGTGCGATGCGCGGCGGCGAGGTCAGCCACATTGTCGGTGCGCTGCCTTTCGCCCCCGGCGCGCCCGTCGCCCTGTGGTCGCCGGAGTCGGTATCGGTGGAAGAGGCCGCGTACGGGGCTTCGGCTGCGGCCCGACCGGCATTCGAATTCGCTGCGGCACTACCGGATCCGGAGGTGCATGTGCGGCGGGTGGCCGAAGCGGTTCGGCTGCTGCGGGATCCGGCGCATCCGATTCGGAAGGTGGTGCTGGCCCGCTCTATTCGGGCTCTGGCGGCGCAGCGTGTGCGGCCGGTGGAGATCCTCGATCGGCTGGTGTCGACCGATCCGATGGGCAATGGCTTTCTCGTGGACCTCTCCGCCGCGGGCGGGCGGTTCGCCGGACGGCACCTGGTCGGGTCCAGTCCGGAGATTCTGGTCCGACGGGACGGCGCGGAGGTGCTGAGTTATCCGCTGGCCGGGTCGGCGCGGCGCAATCCGGAGGATGAGCGGGTGGATCGGGAGGTCGCGCGGACACTGCTCGGGTCGTCGAAGGATCAGCACGAGCATCGGTATGTGGTCGATCAGGTGAGCGCGGTGCTGCGTGATCGCTGCGCCGAAGTGCACACGCCCGCACCGGAACTCACCAGCACCCCGGAAATGTGGCATCTCGGGACGCCGATCACCGCCACCGTGCGCGCCGACGGGCCGTCGGCACTGGAACTGGCGGCGGCACTGCATCCGACACCCGCGATCTGCGGGACGCCCACCGCCGAGGCCGCCCGGCTCATCACCGAACTCGAAGGTGACCGCGGCTTCTACGCGGGCGCGGTCGGCTGGTGCGATGCCGACGGCAATGGTGAATGGATGGTCAGCATCCGCTGCGCCGAACTCGCCGCCGACGGCCGCAGCCTGCTCGCGCACGCGGGCGGCGGCATCGTCGCCGAATCCGATCCCGCCGCCGAATTGGCCGAGACCACCGCCAAATTCCAGCGCATCCTGCGCCCGCTCGGCATTTCCCTCCCGGTCACGGTCGCCTGA
- a CDS encoding ABC transporter substrate-binding protein yields MTARVRAAVALLILALVAVVAGCSSSTTDDSGKSGTREVQTEKGAITVPADPQRIVVLNGSLAGYLYDLGAKVKAADPRVLGVTLKPGEFPSAWSADAQAQGTVVVPSGDNLNLEFIAAQQPDLIIGGGQGYPGQQTIDSYDKLTAIAPTVLISAKLTNWQDMLKAVADGVNQSAKVDGLISKYNDKVEQVKASIKVPQGAVSVYQSRKDNKPTLIAPVTPLAGLLTEVGFTVDDKVEAKAGNPTRAAAADWVVFSPELLTTVVDAPGLFVITLDGGRTIDQLKTDPIMAKLPAFQAGKVYELPATSQRPDYRNAMATLDLLGERFK; encoded by the coding sequence ATGACGGCTCGCGTGCGCGCCGCCGTCGCCCTGCTGATTCTCGCGCTCGTCGCGGTGGTCGCGGGCTGTAGCAGTTCCACCACCGACGATTCGGGCAAGTCCGGTACCCGGGAGGTGCAGACCGAAAAGGGCGCGATCACCGTGCCCGCCGACCCGCAGCGCATCGTCGTCCTCAATGGCTCGCTCGCCGGATACCTCTACGACCTCGGTGCGAAGGTGAAGGCCGCGGACCCGCGGGTGCTGGGCGTGACCCTGAAGCCGGGGGAGTTCCCGTCCGCCTGGTCGGCCGACGCGCAGGCGCAGGGCACCGTGGTGGTGCCCTCCGGTGACAATCTCAATCTGGAGTTCATCGCCGCGCAGCAGCCGGATCTGATCATCGGCGGCGGCCAGGGCTACCCGGGCCAGCAGACCATCGACAGCTACGACAAGCTGACCGCCATCGCCCCGACCGTGCTGATCTCCGCCAAGCTCACCAACTGGCAGGACATGCTGAAGGCCGTGGCCGACGGGGTCAACCAGTCGGCGAAGGTGGACGGGCTGATCAGCAAGTACAACGACAAGGTCGAGCAGGTCAAGGCGAGCATCAAGGTGCCGCAGGGCGCGGTGTCGGTGTACCAGTCCCGCAAGGACAACAAGCCGACGCTCATCGCTCCCGTCACCCCGCTGGCCGGGCTGCTGACCGAGGTCGGCTTCACCGTCGACGACAAGGTGGAGGCCAAGGCGGGCAACCCGACTCGCGCCGCCGCCGCGGACTGGGTGGTGTTCAGCCCCGAACTGCTCACCACCGTGGTGGACGCGCCCGGCCTGTTCGTGATCACGCTCGACGGCGGTCGCACCATCGATCAGCTGAAGACCGATCCGATCATGGCCAAGCTGCCCGCCTTCCAGGCCGGCAAGGTGTACGAGCTGCCCGCCACCAGCCAGCGCCCCGACTACCGCAATGCCATGGCCACCCTCGACCTGCTCGGGGAGCGCTTCAAGTGA
- the entS gene encoding enterobactin transporter EntS yields MTAVGGLLIDTSPLRASREFRCAFAARLVSVLGIGLLMVALPVQVYQLTGSSLHVAGVTTVTAVALFAGSLAGGVIADRYDRRTVIQWSRSAAGFGFLALGINALLPEPQLAVIYAAGVVDGLAGGVSGSAMMALVPMLVGREKVAAAGALTALTSDLGTMITPAVAGLLIAKTGVGAAYFITAAATVATVTLIRALGPQPPPARDIQHPLRELAIGIRFAMQHRVIRAALVTGLIAMLVSGPLVLLPALAEHELGAGETTLGLLYAAPGAGAVLGSLTSGWIGRSSTPGRALLISLALMPIGVIVAGLVPNAAVVFLGLAGFGTARAISMVLRFTVLQQHAPDELRGRVSGLLMVQAVTGTAVGSMVAGIVGQFFAPGTALVVYGLSVLVLGAVTALAAAPLLGKEKP; encoded by the coding sequence GTGACAGCGGTCGGCGGCCTGCTCATCGACACCTCGCCGCTGCGGGCGAGCCGGGAATTCCGGTGCGCCTTCGCGGCCCGGCTGGTGTCGGTGCTCGGGATCGGCCTGCTCATGGTGGCCCTGCCCGTGCAGGTCTACCAGCTCACCGGATCGTCCCTGCACGTCGCCGGCGTCACCACGGTCACCGCGGTCGCCCTGTTCGCCGGTTCGCTGGCGGGCGGGGTGATCGCGGACCGGTACGACCGGCGCACCGTCATTCAATGGTCGCGCAGCGCAGCGGGTTTCGGCTTTCTCGCGCTCGGGATCAATGCCCTGCTGCCGGAGCCGCAACTGGCCGTCATCTACGCCGCGGGCGTGGTGGACGGTCTCGCGGGCGGGGTCAGCGGGTCGGCGATGATGGCCCTGGTGCCCATGCTGGTCGGCCGCGAGAAGGTGGCCGCCGCAGGTGCGCTGACCGCGCTGACCTCCGATCTGGGCACCATGATCACCCCGGCCGTCGCCGGGCTGCTCATCGCGAAAACCGGTGTCGGAGCGGCGTATTTCATCACCGCCGCCGCCACCGTCGCCACCGTGACGCTGATTCGTGCACTCGGGCCGCAACCGCCGCCCGCCCGCGACATTCAGCATCCGCTGCGGGAACTCGCCATCGGCATCCGATTCGCCATGCAGCACAGGGTTATTCGAGCGGCCCTTGTGACCGGCCTGATCGCCATGCTGGTGAGCGGGCCGCTGGTGCTGCTGCCGGCGCTGGCCGAACACGAATTGGGTGCGGGGGAAACGACTCTCGGCCTGCTCTACGCCGCACCCGGTGCGGGCGCAGTGCTCGGATCGTTGACCAGTGGCTGGATCGGCCGCAGCAGCACACCCGGTCGCGCCCTGCTGATCTCGCTGGCGCTCATGCCGATCGGCGTGATCGTGGCCGGACTGGTGCCGAACGCCGCCGTGGTCTTCCTCGGTCTGGCCGGGTTCGGTACGGCCCGCGCCATCAGCATGGTGCTGCGCTTCACCGTCCTACAGCAGCACGCGCCCGACGAACTGCGCGGCCGCGTGTCCGGCCTGCTCATGGTGCAGGCCGTCACCGGCACCGCCGTCGGCTCCATGGTGGCGGGCATCGTCGGCCAATTCTTCGCGCCCGGAACCGCTCTCGTGGTCTACGGGCTGTCCGTACTGGTACTCGGCGCGGTGACGGCGCTCGCCGCCGCGCCCCTGTTGGGAAAGGAGAAGCCCTGA
- a CDS encoding SDR family oxidoreductase: MRMIDSVERVVVVTGAAAGIGAATAAALAPGARALALWDRDPQVHAVANEIARRTGVSVSATEVDVADRKSVHDAFDRLTAEHGRVDALAHAAGVMDPGAALEITSEAWQRSFAVNATGTMHVIQRAARDMAAAGRGAIVVVSSNAASTPRLGMAAYCASKAAATAYTRALALQVAPHGVRVNLVSPGSTDTAMLRGLYVAAETERAEAAAVVPGPLDSAAQASLLHGDPEGFRLGIPLRRIADPTDIAAAVRFLLSDEARHITMHDLRVDGGATLDM; this comes from the coding sequence ATGCGCATGATCGATTCGGTTGAGCGCGTGGTCGTCGTCACCGGGGCGGCAGCGGGCATCGGAGCAGCGACGGCCGCCGCCCTCGCACCCGGCGCACGAGCACTGGCACTGTGGGATCGCGATCCGCAGGTTCATGCGGTGGCGAACGAAATCGCCCGGCGCACAGGAGTATCCGTGTCCGCCACGGAAGTGGACGTGGCCGACCGGAAGTCGGTGCACGACGCCTTCGACCGGCTCACCGCCGAGCACGGCCGGGTCGACGCGCTGGCGCACGCCGCAGGCGTCATGGATCCCGGTGCCGCGCTGGAGATCACCTCCGAAGCCTGGCAGCGCAGCTTCGCCGTCAATGCCACGGGCACCATGCACGTCATCCAGCGCGCCGCCCGCGATATGGCTGCCGCCGGACGGGGAGCCATCGTGGTCGTCTCCTCGAATGCGGCGAGCACACCCCGCCTGGGAATGGCGGCCTACTGCGCGTCCAAAGCCGCGGCCACCGCCTACACCCGCGCCCTGGCCCTTCAGGTCGCGCCCCACGGCGTACGCGTCAACCTCGTCTCCCCGGGTTCCACCGATACCGCCATGCTGCGCGGCCTGTACGTCGCCGCAGAGACGGAGCGCGCGGAGGCGGCGGCCGTCGTCCCCGGGCCGCTCGACTCGGCCGCGCAGGCGAGTCTGCTGCACGGCGATCCGGAGGGGTTCCGGCTCGGAATCCCCCTGCGGCGCATCGCCGATCCCACCGACATCGCTGCGGCCGTGCGCTTCCTGCTCTCTGACGAAGCGCGTCACATCACCATGCATGACCTGCGCGTCGATGGCGGCGCGACGCTCGACATGTGA
- a CDS encoding isochorismatase family protein — protein sequence MPIPPIAPYAMPTLDEVAGNQVPWTVEPARTALLIHDMQQYFLSAYDAEQEPARTLIANIARLRNRCHELGIPVIYTMQPGNQHPSRRGILADFWGTGMQHGPDTEVIAELRPDERDIQVTKWRYSAFQRTDLRELLGYYNRDHLMVTGVYTHMGCMLSAAEAFMSDVRPFLALDATADFSREEHVMALNYTARRCGAVLTTAELLRQLDGAQIPAQAAS from the coding sequence GTGCCCATCCCCCCGATCGCGCCCTACGCCATGCCCACCCTGGACGAGGTGGCCGGCAATCAGGTGCCGTGGACCGTCGAACCGGCCCGCACCGCCCTGCTCATCCACGATATGCAGCAGTACTTCCTGTCGGCCTACGACGCCGAGCAGGAACCCGCACGCACGCTGATCGCCAATATCGCGCGACTGCGAAACCGCTGCCACGAGTTGGGAATTCCGGTGATCTACACCATGCAGCCGGGCAACCAGCACCCCTCGCGGCGCGGCATCCTCGCCGACTTCTGGGGGACCGGCATGCAGCACGGCCCCGACACCGAGGTGATCGCCGAACTGCGCCCGGACGAGCGCGACATCCAGGTCACCAAATGGCGGTACTCGGCCTTTCAGCGCACCGACCTGCGGGAGCTGCTCGGCTACTACAACCGCGACCATCTCATGGTGACCGGCGTCTACACCCACATGGGCTGCATGCTCAGTGCCGCAGAGGCTTTCATGAGCGATGTGCGGCCGTTCCTGGCGCTGGACGCCACCGCCGACTTCAGCCGCGAGGAACACGTCATGGCGCTCAACTACACCGCGCGGCGCTGCGGCGCGGTGCTGACCACCGCCGAGCTGCTGCGTCAGCTCGACGGTGCGCAGATCCCCGCGCAGGCCGCGTCGTAG